A window of Kiritimatiellaceae bacterium contains these coding sequences:
- the hisF gene encoding imidazole glycerol phosphate synthase subunit HisF, protein MLAKRIIPCLDVTGGRVVKGVKFVELRDAGDPVECAKAYEAQGADELTFLDITASSDGRDTMVDIVRRVAEQVFMPLTVGGGIRTPADVRRMLNAGADKVSFNTAAVNNPEILNVCSEQFGSQCTVLAIDARRNDNGLWTVYTHGGRNPTPMDAIEWAQEGVARGAGEILLTSMDADGTKNGYDLKLTRAISEAVGVPVIASGGAGTLNHLVEAVTVGKADAVLAASIFHFGEFTIRQVKEYMRSKGVTVRL, encoded by the coding sequence ATGTTGGCAAAACGAATCATACCTTGTCTGGATGTAACCGGCGGCCGCGTCGTCAAAGGCGTCAAATTTGTCGAACTGCGCGATGCCGGCGACCCGGTGGAGTGCGCCAAAGCCTACGAAGCGCAGGGCGCTGACGAACTGACCTTTCTCGACATCACCGCTTCCAGCGACGGACGCGACACGATGGTGGATATTGTCCGTCGCGTCGCCGAACAGGTTTTTATGCCGCTCACCGTCGGCGGTGGAATCCGTACGCCCGCCGACGTCCGCCGCATGCTCAATGCCGGAGCCGACAAAGTTTCGTTCAACACCGCCGCCGTCAACAATCCGGAAATCCTCAACGTCTGTTCCGAACAGTTCGGCAGTCAGTGTACCGTGCTGGCGATTGATGCCCGCCGGAACGACAACGGTTTGTGGACAGTTTACACGCATGGCGGACGCAATCCGACGCCGATGGATGCCATCGAATGGGCGCAGGAAGGCGTCGCGCGCGGCGCAGGGGAAATTCTGCTGACCAGCATGGACGCCGACGGCACGAAGAACGGTTACGATTTAAAACTCACCCGCGCCATTTCCGAAGCGGTCGGCGTTCCGGTCATCGCCTCCGGCGGCGCGGGAACGCTCAATCATCTGGTCGAAGCGGTCACCGTTGGTAAAGCCGACGCCGTACTCGCCGCCTCGATCTTTCACTTCGGCGAATTCACCATTCGCCAAGTGAAAGAATACATGCGCTCGAAGGGCGTAACGGTACGGTTGTAA
- a CDS encoding oligosaccharide flippase family protein, which produces MDANDSSQGAGKKEAFFAREAVSGIPWMVASKAILFFVYFAISVLVVRLLGSTAYGVYAICMNIADWAGVFCGLGLVSALFRFVPELVVQRNAAGLKRFIWKSLWLQAATTFLVTLLLVVLKPWMNRWFHIDFGPYLILTGLLIGFSLLKENVSAIETSLFRTKHISILTLVRGVLWLILLLTLLRAVPTVASAIWAQIISYALVYMAGAWLMMRHIYNFNWRSPPYGIGKRRTAKYSAAILSNTIVRMMMMKYTEVFFLGLTVTPAVIGAYDLGYSLPPLVIFFIPDSLHMLFTSGFAEAYSRDPNCLGRLIKAYYKMAILFMVPLAIFGFFFAPEAVVLVYGDSMALAGLIASGFCLIHLFSTISTPLSMAIKAKERIMATMPVMILQIAINLALDWLLIVYFNLGVWGGMGAVAGTFLISAPIRLAVVKKILGGIFFPMAYMLRMTLTLIILSSIMDVAVDHWNLLGLFETRWFNVVTLFALGAIYLLLFFVAIRMFRLVKDEDVADFRALNIKKLNFVFDLLTPRRG; this is translated from the coding sequence ATGGATGCAAACGATTCATCTCAGGGTGCAGGAAAAAAAGAAGCCTTTTTTGCCCGCGAAGCGGTTTCCGGAATTCCGTGGATGGTGGCCAGCAAGGCGATTCTCTTTTTCGTCTATTTTGCCATTTCCGTGCTGGTGGTGCGGTTGCTCGGCAGTACCGCCTACGGCGTTTACGCCATCTGCATGAACATTGCGGACTGGGCCGGTGTTTTTTGCGGATTGGGTCTGGTTTCTGCACTGTTCCGTTTTGTGCCCGAACTGGTGGTGCAGCGCAACGCCGCCGGACTGAAGCGCTTTATCTGGAAATCGTTGTGGTTGCAGGCGGCGACTACGTTTCTCGTCACGCTGCTGTTAGTGGTTTTAAAACCTTGGATGAATCGCTGGTTTCATATCGATTTCGGCCCATATCTTATTCTAACCGGTCTGCTGATCGGATTCAGCCTGCTCAAAGAAAACGTGTCCGCCATCGAAACCTCACTGTTCCGCACCAAACACATTTCCATACTCACTCTGGTGCGCGGCGTGCTCTGGCTGATACTTCTTCTTACCCTGCTTCGCGCCGTGCCGACCGTCGCTTCCGCTATCTGGGCGCAGATCATTTCCTATGCACTGGTTTACATGGCTGGCGCATGGCTCATGATGCGACACATTTACAATTTCAACTGGCGCTCCCCGCCGTACGGCATCGGGAAACGCCGTACCGCCAAATATTCCGCCGCCATCCTCAGCAACACGATCGTGCGGATGATGATGATGAAATACACCGAGGTGTTTTTTCTCGGTCTCACGGTCACGCCCGCCGTGATCGGTGCCTACGACCTCGGCTATTCCCTGCCGCCGCTGGTCATCTTCTTTATTCCCGATTCGTTGCACATGCTCTTCACCTCCGGCTTTGCCGAAGCCTACAGCCGCGACCCGAACTGCCTCGGCAGGCTCATCAAAGCCTACTACAAAATGGCGATTCTCTTCATGGTGCCGCTTGCCATTTTCGGTTTCTTTTTTGCTCCGGAGGCGGTGGTTCTGGTGTATGGCGATAGCATGGCTCTTGCGGGCCTCATCGCGTCCGGGTTCTGCCTCATCCATCTGTTTTCCACCATCTCCACGCCGCTCTCCATGGCCATCAAGGCCAAGGAACGAATCATGGCCACCATGCCGGTTATGATTCTTCAGATTGCCATCAATCTGGCTCTCGACTGGCTGTTGATCGTTTATTTCAATCTTGGAGTCTGGGGCGGCATGGGGGCTGTTGCTGGAACGTTCCTGATTTCCGCGCCGATCCGCCTCGCCGTTGTTAAAAAAATTCTGGGCGGCATCTTTTTCCCGATGGCATACATGCTCCGGATGACGTTAACTCTCATTATTCTGTCGAGCATCATGGATGTCGCCGTTGACCACTGGAACCTGCTGGGCCTTTTTGAAACCCGCTGGTTTAACGTGGTCACGCTCTTCGCACTCGGGGCGATCTACCTGCTCCTTTTCTTCGTCGCCATCCGGATGTTCCGGCTGGTCAAAGATGAAGACGTTGCCGACTTCCGCGCCCTCAATATCAAAAAACTCAACTTCGTCTTCGACCTGCTCACTCCGCGGCGCGGCTGA
- a CDS encoding NAD(+)/NADH kinase, producing MKKAGVIANPKRPHAADFFVRLARKAEELGIELFADRQTADLLPSATVVEFDRMAKTVDVVLALGGDGTVLFCAKLLNGANVPILGINLGSLGFLTSVGEDQLEVALDALAAGKCKHDIRTVADCAVLRHGKPVAGYRILNDAVIGFGGSSHIITLGLSINGEPITSFACDGMVVATPTGSTGHFLSSGGPIIQPGAGVFGVSVICPHTLSNRPLVLPDSHTIEITVQHTHKKLVLSADGQDVEELDTGDAIRIVRSEKPVAFLRLPDYSYFSVLSRKLHWRGSSLI from the coding sequence ATGAAAAAAGCCGGTGTGATTGCAAATCCTAAACGTCCGCACGCCGCCGACTTCTTCGTCAGGCTCGCCCGGAAAGCCGAAGAACTCGGCATCGAACTGTTTGCCGACCGGCAGACCGCCGACCTTCTCCCGTCCGCCACCGTCGTTGAGTTCGACCGGATGGCGAAAACCGTTGATGTTGTGCTCGCGCTCGGCGGCGACGGCACCGTTCTGTTCTGCGCCAAACTCCTGAACGGCGCGAATGTTCCGATTCTTGGAATCAATCTCGGCAGTCTCGGCTTCCTCACCAGCGTCGGCGAAGATCAACTCGAAGTCGCTCTCGACGCGCTGGCCGCCGGAAAATGCAAACACGACATCCGCACCGTGGCCGACTGCGCCGTTCTGCGCCACGGCAAACCGGTTGCTGGCTACCGGATTTTAAACGACGCCGTCATCGGTTTCGGCGGTTCATCGCATATCATCACACTTGGACTCTCCATCAACGGCGAACCGATTACATCCTTTGCCTGCGACGGCATGGTCGTCGCCACGCCGACCGGAAGTACCGGCCACTTTCTTTCTTCCGGCGGCCCCATCATTCAGCCCGGCGCGGGCGTCTTTGGTGTCAGCGTCATCTGCCCGCACACGCTCAGCAACCGGCCGCTGGTTCTGCCGGATTCACACACCATCGAAATCACCGTACAGCACACGCACAAAAAACTGGTGCTTTCCGCCGACGGACAGGATGTCGAAGAACTCGACACAGGTGATGCCATCCGGATTGTCCGCAGCGAAAAACCGGTCGCCTTCCTGCGCCTTCCAGACTACAGCTATTTCTCGGTTCTAAGCCGGAAACTTCATTGGCGAGGTTCGAGCCTGATATGA
- a CDS encoding prolipoprotein diacylglyceryl transferase codes for MSYWVHNLNPVLFHIWGPLAVRWYGLAYLLGFLGGYLLLLRMSKRKEFAIPPDELSNFIIHIAIYGVFLGGRLGYVLLYAWDIFIHDPLFLFRVWEGGMASHGGMLGVILVVLWTAWKKKISFWNITDGLAAVAPIGLFFGRIANFINGELWGRPTDVPWAVIFPQAEDITPTPRHPSQLYEAFGEGLLLFTFLWLIRRTVRGKREGGLSAAFLVIYAVMRIASEFFREPDSTIYFGWLTKGQLYSSFMILAAVIILWRKKLLCKASS; via the coding sequence ATGAGCTACTGGGTGCACAATCTCAATCCGGTGCTTTTCCATATCTGGGGGCCACTGGCCGTTCGCTGGTACGGTCTGGCCTATCTACTCGGATTTCTCGGCGGCTACCTGCTTCTGCTCCGCATGTCCAAACGTAAAGAATTTGCGATCCCGCCGGATGAACTCAGCAACTTCATCATCCACATCGCCATCTACGGCGTATTCCTCGGCGGACGGCTCGGCTATGTTCTTCTTTATGCGTGGGACATTTTCATCCATGACCCGCTTTTTCTTTTTCGCGTCTGGGAAGGCGGCATGGCCAGTCACGGCGGAATGCTCGGCGTCATTCTCGTCGTACTCTGGACAGCGTGGAAAAAGAAAATCTCCTTCTGGAATATCACCGACGGCCTCGCCGCCGTCGCGCCGATCGGCCTTTTCTTCGGACGCATCGCCAACTTCATCAACGGCGAACTCTGGGGCCGCCCGACCGACGTCCCGTGGGCCGTCATCTTTCCGCAGGCGGAAGATATCACGCCAACGCCGCGCCATCCGTCGCAGCTTTACGAAGCGTTCGGCGAAGGTCTCCTGCTGTTCACCTTTCTCTGGCTCATCCGCCGAACCGTCCGGGGCAAACGCGAAGGCGGCCTGAGTGCCGCATTCCTCGTCATTTACGCTGTCATGCGCATCGCCTCCGAATTTTTCCGTGAACCCGACAGCACCATCTACTTCGGCTGGCTCACCAAAGGTCAGCTCTATTCGTCCTTTATGATTCTGGCCGCAGTGATTATCCTCTGGCGGAAGAAACTTCTATGCAAAGCATCCTCATAA
- a CDS encoding dihydroorotase, with product MQSILIKNADLVSDGAIRAADILIRHGRIDRIDKTIDAQADIVIDAEGKALLPGMIDCHVHFREPGLTHKGDMQSESRAAAAGGVTSVMEMPNTSPPTVTNERLEEKFALAAQKMAVNYSFYLGASLNNIDQIKAVDPKNVCGVKVYMGSSTGDMLVDRFQTLEDLFRECPVNLTAHCEDAGIIQKHEQIFRERYGDKTPFAAHPHIRSEEACYRSSALAVELARKHDTRLHVLHISTARELELFDDGVARISSPRENEFYIERDETVRKITAEACIHYLHFDDTAYETKGALVKCNPAIKRASDRKALLRGLLTDRLDTIGTDHAPHTLQEKQGTYWTAPSGMPVIQSALPAVLEHFHSGLLSLETIAAKIAHNPARIFNVKERGFIREGYWADLVLVDLNRPQTVAKENILYKCGWSPFEGVTFRSSVDTTIVSGQIAWQNGKTNGAILGQRLAFER from the coding sequence ATGCAAAGCATCCTCATAAAAAATGCTGATTTGGTTAGCGATGGTGCGATTCGCGCCGCTGACATCCTCATTCGCCACGGACGGATTGACCGGATCGACAAGACGATCGACGCGCAGGCGGACATCGTGATCGACGCCGAAGGCAAAGCCCTCCTGCCCGGCATGATCGACTGCCACGTTCATTTCCGCGAGCCGGGCCTGACCCATAAAGGCGACATGCAGAGCGAATCGCGCGCCGCCGCCGCCGGAGGCGTAACCTCCGTCATGGAAATGCCGAACACCAGTCCGCCGACCGTCACCAACGAACGGCTGGAAGAAAAGTTCGCCCTCGCTGCGCAGAAAATGGCCGTCAACTATTCCTTCTACCTCGGTGCATCGCTCAACAATATTGACCAGATCAAAGCGGTCGATCCGAAGAACGTCTGCGGTGTCAAAGTGTATATGGGTTCATCCACCGGCGATATGCTGGTCGATCGGTTCCAAACTCTGGAAGACCTCTTCCGCGAATGCCCGGTCAATCTCACCGCGCACTGCGAAGACGCCGGCATCATTCAGAAACACGAACAGATTTTCCGCGAGCGCTACGGCGACAAGACTCCGTTTGCCGCGCACCCGCACATCCGCAGCGAGGAAGCCTGCTACCGCTCCAGCGCACTGGCGGTTGAACTTGCCCGCAAACACGACACGAGATTGCACGTCCTGCATATCAGCACGGCCCGCGAGCTGGAATTGTTTGACGACGGCGTGGCCCGCATCAGCAGTCCGCGAGAAAATGAGTTCTATATTGAGCGCGACGAAACCGTCCGTAAAATCACCGCCGAGGCCTGTATTCATTATCTCCACTTTGACGACACCGCCTACGAAACCAAGGGCGCGCTGGTGAAATGTAATCCGGCGATTAAGCGCGCCTCCGATCGCAAAGCTCTGCTTCGCGGACTGCTCACTGATCGGCTCGATACCATCGGCACCGACCACGCGCCGCACACCTTGCAGGAAAAACAGGGAACCTACTGGACGGCTCCGTCCGGCATGCCGGTCATTCAATCCGCCCTGCCCGCCGTTCTCGAACATTTCCACAGCGGGTTGCTTTCGCTGGAAACCATCGCCGCAAAAATCGCCCATAATCCGGCGCGCATCTTCAACGTCAAAGAGCGCGGCTTTATTCGCGAAGGCTACTGGGCCGACCTCGTGCTGGTTGACTTGAACCGCCCGCAGACCGTTGCCAAAGAAAACATCCTCTATAAATGCGGCTGGTCGCCGTTCGAAGGCGTCACCTTCCGTTCATCAGTGGACACCACCATCGTCTCCGGCCAAATCGCCTGGCAGAACGGCAAAACGAACGGCGCTATCCTCGGACAGCGCCTTGCATTTGAACGGTAA
- a CDS encoding ORF6N domain-containing protein, producing MFRLTQDEKEEVVTNCDHLKKLKFSPQLPAAFTEHGAIMAATVLNSPEAVAMSVFVVRAFVLMRERLAANAEILRRLAEIDKTLLEHNGALAVIWEQLQPLLTPPPDPPRKKIGFDFYQQDE from the coding sequence ATGTTCCGACTGACGCAGGACGAGAAGGAAGAGGTGGTCACAAATTGTGACCACCTCAAAAAACTCAAGTTTTCACCGCAATTACCCGCCGCTTTCACTGAGCACGGCGCGATTATGGCGGCGACGGTGTTGAACAGTCCGGAAGCGGTAGCGATGAGCGTGTTTGTGGTGCGGGCGTTTGTCCTGATGCGTGAACGGCTGGCGGCGAATGCGGAAATTCTTCGTCGGCTAGCCGAAATTGATAAAACTCTACTGGAACACAATGGCGCGCTGGCCGTGATCTGGGAACAGCTTCAGCCGTTACTGACTCCGCCACCGGATCCGCCGCGCAAAAAGATCGGCTTTGATTTTTATCAGCAGGACGAATAA
- a CDS encoding 3'-5' exonuclease: MQTEAFFVARILHPASRIFSSMLIRETTLTVLDFETTGSVPGFDTEPWQVAAVVLKNGRVDPAQTFESLVRVDINRPFNAYAPGKHHKLREEIAAADEVSKVWKKLEGWVIGRPLAAHNVATEKKFLRQMAPMNHFGPWVDTLALARQAWPKAPSHKLEDLIAGLKLEVRVRELCPRGEAHDALYDAVACAVLLEHLLTQPGWEKLTIDD, encoded by the coding sequence GTGCAAACGGAGGCCTTTTTTGTTGCTCGCATCCTGCATCCCGCATCCCGTATCTTTTCTTCCATGCTGATTCGCGAAACAACGCTGACCGTTCTTGATTTCGAAACCACCGGTAGCGTACCCGGTTTCGATACCGAGCCGTGGCAGGTTGCGGCGGTCGTTCTGAAAAACGGACGCGTCGATCCGGCGCAAACTTTTGAAAGCCTCGTCCGCGTCGACATCAACCGACCCTTCAACGCCTACGCGCCGGGCAAACACCATAAACTGCGCGAAGAAATTGCCGCCGCCGATGAAGTTTCCAAGGTCTGGAAAAAGCTGGAAGGGTGGGTGATCGGCCGTCCGCTCGCCGCGCACAACGTCGCGACCGAAAAAAAGTTTCTGCGACAGATGGCACCAATGAACCATTTCGGGCCGTGGGTCGATACGCTGGCACTGGCGCGGCAGGCGTGGCCGAAAGCACCGTCGCATAAACTCGAAGATTTAATTGCCGGACTAAAACTAGAAGTCCGCGTCAGGGAACTTTGTCCGCGCGGCGAAGCCCACGACGCCCTCTACGACGCTGTTGCTTGCGCCGTTCTCCTTGAGCATCTCCTCACCCAGCCCGGCTGGGAAAAATTGACGATTGACGATTGA
- the rpsD gene encoding 30S ribosomal protein S4, with amino-acid sequence MKYNGPKIKKARRLGIALSPKCEKFLERRPNPPGQHGPSKRRSKLTDYGKQLIEKQRLRYQYNLAERQLRGYYAKASRKIGNTADIMLQLLETRLDAVVLRAGFSRSIYQARQMVGHAHFLVNGKKVNIPSYQVRIGDVITVRDGSRELEIFPAAQQIATTPAYLTVDDKKLTATLSRLPEHGEVPVQCEASLVVEFYSR; translated from the coding sequence ATGAAGTATAATGGACCCAAGATCAAGAAGGCGCGCCGCTTAGGCATCGCCCTGTCGCCGAAATGTGAAAAATTCCTCGAACGCCGCCCGAACCCGCCGGGACAGCACGGCCCTTCCAAGCGCCGCAGCAAACTGACCGACTACGGCAAACAGCTCATCGAAAAACAGCGCCTGCGCTATCAGTACAATCTGGCTGAGCGCCAGTTGCGCGGCTACTACGCCAAAGCTTCCCGCAAAATCGGCAACACCGCCGACATCATGCTGCAGCTTCTCGAAACCCGTCTTGACGCGGTTGTCCTGCGTGCCGGGTTTTCCCGCTCAATCTATCAGGCCCGCCAGATGGTCGGCCATGCTCACTTCCTTGTGAACGGCAAGAAGGTCAATATTCCTTCCTATCAGGTTCGTATCGGTGACGTCATCACTGTCCGTGACGGCAGCCGCGAGCTGGAAATATTCCCGGCCGCCCAGCAGATTGCCACCACACCGGCCTACCTGACCGTGGACGACAAAAAGCTGACCGCCACCCTGAGCCGCCTGCCGGAACACGGCGAAGTGCCGGTACAGTGCGAAGCCTCGCTGGTCGTCGAGTTCTACTCGCGCTAA
- a CDS encoding pyrophosphate--fructose-6-phosphate 1-phosphotransferase produces MKDVKKVAILTAGGLAPCLSSAIGGLIEQYSKVAPKIKIICYTSGYKGLLLGESIAVTPAIRAKASVLHKHGGSPIGNSRVKLTNVKDCLKRGLVKEGENPLEVAARQLVKDGVDVLHTIGGDDTNTTAADLAAYLKDNNYDLTVVGMPKTIDNDVFPIRQSLGAWTAAEEGAKYFENVVAEHNANPRMLIIHEVMGRNCGWLTAYTAQVYRDRLNKMGFVPGIGLSKMRKDVHAIFIPEMAIDIKAEAARLKKIMDEHDCVNIFISEGAGLEAIVAQMTAAGEEVPRDAFGHVKLDAVNPGKWFGKQFAEMLNAEKVLVQKSGYFARAAAANKEDLKLIKRCANKAVECALKRISGVVGEDEDQKDMLRAIEFPRIKGGKPFDIDVKWFGKLLAAIGQAKGEKVAVKH; encoded by the coding sequence ATGAAAGACGTGAAGAAAGTTGCCATCCTCACCGCAGGCGGTCTGGCCCCCTGTCTCTCCTCCGCCATCGGCGGCCTGATCGAGCAGTACAGCAAGGTCGCACCGAAAATTAAAATTATCTGCTATACCAGCGGCTACAAAGGTCTGCTGCTCGGCGAATCGATTGCCGTTACTCCGGCCATCCGCGCCAAAGCGTCCGTTCTGCATAAACACGGCGGAAGCCCGATCGGCAACAGCCGCGTGAAACTCACCAATGTCAAAGACTGCCTGAAGCGCGGTCTGGTTAAAGAAGGTGAAAATCCGCTGGAAGTCGCCGCGCGTCAGCTGGTGAAAGACGGCGTGGACGTTCTTCATACCATCGGCGGCGACGACACCAACACCACCGCCGCGGATCTGGCCGCTTACCTGAAGGACAACAACTACGATCTGACTGTCGTCGGCATGCCGAAGACGATTGATAACGACGTGTTCCCGATCCGCCAGAGCCTCGGCGCGTGGACTGCCGCCGAAGAAGGCGCCAAATATTTTGAAAACGTCGTGGCCGAGCATAATGCCAATCCGCGCATGCTGATCATTCACGAAGTGATGGGCCGCAACTGCGGATGGCTGACCGCCTACACCGCGCAGGTTTACCGCGACCGGCTTAACAAAATGGGTTTTGTTCCCGGCATCGGCCTGAGCAAAATGCGTAAAGATGTTCACGCGATTTTCATTCCGGAAATGGCAATCGACATTAAAGCCGAAGCGGCCCGCCTAAAAAAGATCATGGATGAACATGACTGTGTGAACATCTTTATCTCGGAAGGCGCCGGACTGGAAGCCATCGTCGCACAGATGACCGCCGCCGGTGAAGAAGTTCCGCGCGATGCCTTCGGCCACGTCAAGCTCGACGCCGTCAATCCCGGCAAGTGGTTTGGCAAGCAGTTCGCCGAAATGCTCAACGCCGAAAAGGTGCTGGTGCAGAAGAGCGGCTATTTCGCCCGCGCCGCCGCCGCTAATAAGGAAGATCTCAAGCTGATCAAGCGTTGCGCCAACAAGGCGGTCGAATGCGCACTCAAGCGCATCAGCGGCGTAGTCGGCGAAGACGAAGATCAGAAAGATATGCTTCGTGCTATTGAGTTCCCGCGCATCAAAGGCGGCAAGCCGTTTGATATCGACGTGAAATGGTTCGGTAAGCTGCTCGCGGCCATCGGACAGGCCAAAGGCGAAAAAGTCGCTGTTAAACACTAA
- a CDS encoding MATE family efflux transporter — protein sequence MNTTHSSSSYRALLRIAVPLIITSASFTVQNFCDRMFLAWYSPATLQAAVPAGILFFTLVCGFMSTAAFSNSLVAQYYGSGDLHSCSRSVAQSILLALFSFPLILLMIPVGRWMLSLSGHAPEVLAAEKTYLTVLLSGGLFLPLSSAVSSFFSGRGLTKVVMLCALLGTFVNLILNWLLIFGVGPFPEMGIAGAALASVISGFISPLIMLGLYFSKKNDRLYNTRRLFYFDAPLFRRLLRFGVPSGIHMTLDIGAFSLFVLLVGRLGETAFMAANIALSVNMIAFMPSIGIGQAAGTLVGQHLGRRDLDGAAAVGWRAVHIGWIYTLCAALTFVLMPEVYIRLFARGDAPFDEIFNLARTLLIFASCWGLMDATNLIISGALRGAGDTHFVMWYETSMAWFFFAAGEVLIVLVLKLGVIAAWAWALVYISLLAVGMIARFRSKRWQLIELIERQETLPETSADGMPMI from the coding sequence GCGACCGCATGTTTCTGGCCTGGTACAGCCCGGCAACCTTGCAGGCCGCCGTGCCGGCGGGAATTTTATTTTTCACGCTGGTGTGCGGCTTCATGTCCACGGCGGCATTTTCCAACAGTCTGGTGGCGCAGTATTACGGCAGCGGCGACCTGCACAGTTGCAGCCGCTCCGTGGCGCAGTCGATTCTGCTGGCGCTCTTTTCGTTTCCGCTGATTCTTCTGATGATTCCCGTCGGACGTTGGATGCTTTCGCTCAGCGGCCACGCGCCGGAGGTGCTGGCGGCGGAAAAAACCTATTTAACAGTTCTGCTGTCCGGCGGATTATTCCTGCCGCTTTCTTCCGCGGTCAGCAGTTTTTTTTCCGGTCGCGGGCTGACGAAAGTGGTTATGCTGTGTGCATTGCTCGGAACCTTTGTGAATCTGATCCTGAACTGGCTTCTGATTTTCGGCGTCGGCCCGTTTCCTGAAATGGGGATTGCCGGAGCGGCGCTGGCGTCGGTGATTTCCGGTTTCATTTCGCCGCTCATCATGCTGGGGCTCTATTTTTCAAAAAAGAACGACCGTCTCTACAACACGCGCCGTTTGTTTTATTTCGACGCCCCTTTATTCCGGCGGCTGCTCCGTTTCGGTGTTCCGTCAGGTATTCACATGACGCTGGATATCGGCGCGTTTTCGCTGTTTGTACTGCTGGTCGGGCGGCTGGGCGAAACGGCTTTCATGGCGGCGAACATTGCACTGAGCGTCAATATGATCGCGTTTATGCCCTCAATCGGAATCGGGCAGGCGGCCGGTACGCTGGTGGGGCAGCATCTGGGGCGGCGCGATCTGGACGGAGCTGCGGCGGTCGGCTGGCGTGCCGTGCATATCGGCTGGATTTATACCCTTTGCGCCGCGCTGACGTTTGTGCTGATGCCGGAGGTCTATATCCGTCTTTTTGCGCGCGGCGATGCGCCGTTCGATGAAATTTTCAATCTGGCCCGCACGTTGCTGATTTTCGCCTCCTGCTGGGGATTGATGGACGCCACGAATCTGATCATTTCCGGCGCGCTGCGCGGCGCAGGCGATACGCATTTTGTGATGTGGTACGAAACCTCCATGGCGTGGTTTTTTTTCGCGGCAGGCGAAGTGCTGATTGTGCTGGTGCTGAAACTCGGCGTGATCGCCGCCTGGGCCTGGGCGCTGGTTTATATCAGCCTGCTGGCGGTCGGAATGATTGCGCGGTTCCGGTCTAAACGCTGGCAGCTGATTGAGTTGATCGAGCGGCAGGAGACTCTGCCGGAAACGTCCGCCGACGGAATGCCGATGATTTAA